The Photobacterium sp. TY1-4 DNA window GTGTGCAATTTTTTCGCCTGGGTCCGCGACATCCGACGCCCAGCCCCATGGCTGCAGCTACAGAAAGCGTCCGGATTGCCGAGCCCGCGCACCACGTAAGAGTTGGTGCCCATACTGCCGGGGATCACCCCGAGATCGCCCACCCCGGCCCGAATGGCCCCTTTGCGGGTCACCCAGACCTCGCGACCGAAATGGATCTCGCGTTCAATATAGTTGTGATGGCAGTTGATCGCTTCCTGAGTCACGGTAAAGGGGGGCAACAACCGCGCCATTCGTTTCAAGGCCGCATCCATCATCAGCGTCCGGTTCACCCAGGCATAGGCTTGCGCCCAGCTCACCGCTTCCACATACGGTTGGTAGTCGCGAGCCCCTTCCTCGAAATACGCCAAGTCCGCATCGGGCAGATGAAGATGATGGCGTTCCATGTCGCGCTTGGCCTGGGTAATAAAATATCGGCCTATTGCATTGCCGATCCCCCGGCTGCCCGAGTGGAGCATCACCCAGAGATCGTCGGCTTCATCCAGACAGAGCTCAAAAAAATGATTGCCGCCGCCTAACGTCCCGGCCTGGTAAGCCCAGCGGCCGGGTTTCACCATTTTCCGCAACTCAGGATTGGACTGAAAGATCGACTCAAGCTGGACAGCCAGGGGAGAATCCCCACGGATCCGGGGCCGCGGATGCTCCTGGCCCGGCCCGAGCGGGATCACCGATTCCAGCTCCTGACGCAGAATACGACAGCTGTCCGGCAAATCAGCCGCGGTCAGCGACAGGCGCACCGCATTGATCCCACAGCCGATATCCACCCCGACGGCTGCCGGAATAATCGCCCTGACGGTACAAATCACGCTACCGATGGTGGCCCCTTTGCCGAGATGCACATCCGCCATCCCGGCAACATGATGATAAATAAAGGGTAAGGACGCCGTATGTTTAAGTTGTAAGGCAGTCTGATCATCCAGATCATCGGTCCAGACTTTGACCGGATGCAACTGCTTGCCTTGCGGCGGATAGAAGGTAGATACCGGCATGGAACATGCCTCCACAAGAACGGGCATTGGCCTCTCTTGAGTATACGCACCTCACCAGCGCTGAGCGCGCATACTCACACCGACCTTCACCGCCCGCCTACATCCCATCCATGACGTTCCCCCCACCCCCCCGATTACTACGGTCGCATAATGATGAGCGAACCGAATGAAATCAAACGCCTTTAAGCCTATGATATGCCGACATGAGTTATGGGGTATGGGATATGAATAGCTCAGCGGTGGCCTCAGGAGCATATCAATGATCAGAAAAGCCGAGCAGCGGGATTGTGTTAATCTGGCGGCGCTGTCACTGCAAGTGTGGCTGGATACTTATACGGTTCAGGGCCTGCGGACGCAGTTATCTCAGTATGTGTTATCAACCTTTACCGAAAGTCATTTTTCTCAGCTCTTGAATCAAGATGTCATTGAGATCATCGTGTATCAAGCAGAGAACCACCTGGTTGGTTTTATCATGGTGGATTTATCTTCTCGTTTCGAACAGTCTGAACGTTATAGTTATGAAGTGGCCACGTTGTATATATCCCGACACTTTCAGGGGCAAGGCATCGGACGGAAACGACTCCAGAAAATCGAGTGTTTATGCTGCGTGCCATTTTGGTTATCCGTTTGGGTGAATAACGAAGCTGCCATTCAGTTTTATCACCAACTCGATTTTCAGTGGGTGGGTGAGCTTCATTTTCATCTTGAGGGTAAACGTCACCGGAATGACGTTTTTTCCTGTTTCGACAGAGAAGCCTGAATTCAGATACAAAAGGGAAAACACATGGATTTATTAATCGAACAAGAAATCGCTTTGCATCAATTTGACATTCGCCAGAACATGGCTGAAGTCACGCGATTGATCCATCCCGATTTCCGGGAAATCGGCCGTTCCGGAACGAGTTTTGATTTTACAGCGATTCTCGACATGATGGCCTCTGAACACCCCTCTAATGGCTATATTCATTCGCAGGACTTTGAAGCGATGAAACTGGAAGAGCACATCTTTTTACTACTCTACAAATCAGCATGGGTCGATGACGCCGGCAATGCCTGTCATTTCGCCAAACGCTCATCGATTTGGTCATTCGACGGTGAAAAATGGCAACTCAAGTATCATCAGGGAACCCCCTGCGCCGAATTTCAACTTCAAACAATCACATGAGTTTGGCAGCTTGCCTTCAGCACCCCCCCATAAAGCACAAAAGAATTTACTCAAATATCAATATTCAGGAGGCGTGAGTCAATCGATGAAAAATAGCACCATCACCATATCCCCAATCGGTCACGTTCTGTCGACCAGAACTGAAGCAATTGATGATCGCTGGTCTGAAGAAATCATGTCTGACTACTGGAAACCACAAAGCGAACAAGATGATGAATAACCTTTCAACTTATGTTTCCGCGCTCCAAGGGAAAGAAACCAAGGTGGCTATCGTTGAGCATCAATCCACCCAGCACCAATGTGAAGAGGACGGCGTCATTATAAACGCTGTCGAGCATATCGTGACCTTCAGTAATGGGGTCACCTTAGCCACGCGACAAGAATGGGATCATCCGGATACGTTCTCTGAAGGTGTATCTGAAGACGTCTGTACTGAGTGTTGGATCACCTATGAAATCACCGCCAACCTGCAACACTTGCCGATTCGGCCGAGAAAAAAGAGCTTTGCCAATCGCTGCCAGGCGGCATTCTGGTTAAAGATAAATGATGTGCGTGCGGCGAATTAACCGTACTCTTTCAAACAAACGGCAATATTAAATCGCCTTCACGAGACAACAACGAATTCCACAAGAACATGATTAAAATTGAGGTTTTTTATGTTTGACTTTTTCACACAACTCCCGATTTGGTTTTATGTCATCGCCATCGTGACCAATTTACCGCTAATTTTATCTGACAGCCCACAGAAAAAGAATAAATTCTGGCCCATCATCACAGTCATTAACGCCGTTAACTTTACCGTCATGATTAGGCTGTTCCAAGGAGAAATCTCACCTTCTTTTTATGTCATGATTGGGTTTGCAACCCTGGCATCAGCGCTCGCCGTCAGGTTTTGTAATCAATGTGGTGCTAAAAACCTCCGTACAGCCAAAGCATTCGTCTGTATTAAATGCAAAAGATTTAATGATTAACACCTGTCTAATCCAGTATTTCTCTGGATAATCGCTGATGCTGTTGGACAAGAAATGGCCAGCAGCATCAGCGTTCAAATTAAGTCATTCATATCATGATGACCACTCTGTGTTTCCCGCCAAGACTCCGAATATAAAACATGCAAATATTCCCAATAGGAATACATAAATACCACTGGACAAGGGATTTAGAGATTCATCCCATAATTTAAACATTCTACTCAATCAATAATTTTTCATTGCTACTATTTTCAATCACAACCGCCTTATTGAAATAGTGAATATAATATCCTGCTTCAATACTGCATAAATATAAATATCAATAGTCCATTGAATAAATAAGGGTCCACTTATGTTTTGGAAATCCACACTCACACTTGCCGCGTCATCCATTTCTTTCATCCTCTTCAGTGCCCAGGCACAGGCGCACGGATGGTCGGAATACCCTGAAGCCAGACAGCAAATCTGCTACAACCAAGGTGGCCTTTGGGATAGTACGCCACCCAACCCTGCATGTGCGCAAGCCAAAACCATTTCCGGATCCTATCCGTTTATTCAACGGAATGAATATTCCATCAACATTCCCGACTACAACAATATGCAAGCCGTCCGAAATGCAATCCCGGACGGCACCCTGTGTTATGCCAACGATGCACAGAAAAAAGGCATGGGTGCGCCGCATGACGGCTGGACCCGTACAGAACTCAATGCCGGGACATTCGAGTATGTCTTCAATGCAACCGCCCCCCATAACCCATCGTTCTGGCAGTTCTACTTAACCAAACCGGGCGCGGATCTCTCCCAGGCACTGGCCTGGAGCGATTTAGAGCTCATTCATGAAGCAGGCAACGTGCCAGTGAACGGCGGTAAGTACCGCATGAACGTGACCATTCCTGCCGATCGTGTCGGCAATGCAACGCTGTTTGTGCGCTGGCAGCGTGTCGATGTGGTCGGGGAAGGCTTTTACAACTGTAGCGACATCGTCATTAAAAATAGCCAAATCACCCCACCGGTGGAGCCAACACCTGAGCCAGTTGAGCCGAACCTGATCCAGGGCAATCCCTTTATTCCGACCCCGTTCTCCTTAAATTCGGCGACAGTGGGCGATACCGTTCACTACACGGTCTTCAACGCATACGGCGAAGAACATGCCTCGTTCTCGCTGGTGATTACCGCCGAGAACCAGCACGACTGGGACCGCCTGCTGGCCTCACAAGTCAATGGTTGGTATGAAGCGAATCATCAGGGTCAGGTGTTCATCGGTCGTTGGCATGAGGCCATGAGCCATTACATGTATTTCAAAGATGATCTGTATGGCAATTACTTCAATTCAACAGACGGACTTTTCTCCGGTGAGTTTTCGATTACCACTGAAACCAGCCCGGTCGATGCCGTGATCTCGCCGAAAGTCCTGAAAGCCATCAGCCAGGCGCAGGTTGAGCACGGCGACTATGTGGTGCTGACGCCGGAGCACAGCAATGGCGAAGCGATGGACATCACCTGGCTACAAACCAGCGGAACGCCGGTACAAACCAATATCGGCTCGAATCATGAGCTGATCATCAAAACCGGGCAGTTGCCGGAGACGCGCCAAGAGCTCACATTCAAGCTGGTCGTCAGCAATGACCATGCTGCGGATGAAGCCGTGTATTCATTCGTGGTCGAGCCGGCTTCTACAACACCAGTCGGGCCGGTTGAGCCTGTAGATCCCGTTGAACCGCCGGTAGATACGAATGCCTGGCAGGCAACAGAAACCTACACTGCCCATGATGTCGTGACCCACCACGGCAAAACATGGACGGCGCAATGGTGGACGCGCGGTGAAGAGCCGGGCACAACGGGCGAATGGGGGGTATGGCGTTAAGTCGCAACCAGCCTCATTCACCGCTCGTTCAGAGTGAAAAAAGCCGCTGGCACGATGCCAGCGGCTGATATTTCAACCTGTAAAGATCGTGAGCTCGGAACAAGTTAAGCAAGCATCGTGGCTTCTTCGCGAAACAGGGCAAATCGCCGATGGGCGTCCGGTTGGTCAAAATAGTGCTGCAACGCTTCAACGCACAGCGGATCCAATTTGCCATTGTCGACCATCACCTGAAGCTCGGTCAACGCCTGCTCGACCGACCAGGCTTGTTTATACGGCCGCTCGCTGGTCAGGGCATCAAAAATATCCGACACCGTCACGATACGGGCAAAGAGACTGATTTCTTCCCCTTTCAGCCCATTCGGATACCCGCTGCCATCGAGCATTTCATGATGCTCACCAATCATCCGCTGGATCATCTGATACGCTTCGTGCTGCTTGATGATGCCATCACAGGCGGCATCCACCATCGCCAGCCCATATTCGACATGCCGCTTGATCGCCGAATATTCCTCACTTGTCAGCCGACCGGGCTTGAGTAGTACCTGATCGGCAATTCCGATTTTGCCGATATCATGCAGCGGAGAGAACTTGATCAGGTAATAAATCTCCCGATCCGTCAGCGCATGGTAACGGGCCACGTGGCTGGCGATAATCCGGGTCAGGGTGGTCAGTCGGGCGCAGTGCATGGCGGTACATTCATCGCGAATTTGCGATGCTTTCTCCGAAAACTTACTCAGCGACACAATACTGTCGAACTGCGAGCGTTCGTGAATGATGGTTTCCCGCAGCGCGGTCACTGCATCATCAAGCACTTTCACCGTCAGCGGATTAAAGAACGCCTTGTTACAAGAGTTAAAAAAGATAAACCCGAGAAAGTTGTTCTGAAAAAAGATCGGGATGGTATACGAGGAATTCAGATTGCTGTCCCGCAACCAGGCATTGGCCTTTCCGCTGTGACGACACAGGTAGCTGGAATAATCATCCACAATCCGGGTTTTCTTCTGCCGAACCAGCTCACTCAGCGAAGGCGATTTGGCTAACGGGATACAGTGGTGTCTGAGCGGCTGGATCCCTTCCGTCGAGTCCACATAAGTTCTGAGGTAAGTTTCATCTACCAGGGCGACAGAGATACGGTGTAACCCCTCTAGCCCTGTGCTAATCAATTCCCTGTGCAACTGCCTCACTGTGTCCCTGAGCATCGCCCCTGTCTCTCCAACCGTGACTGACCAAAAATTCGGTTTTTATCATAAACCACATAATTTATGTGCAATTGTAGTCAGTGCGTTCGGTATTTAAAAATGTTCGTGGCAATTTTGTTAATTAGGTATGGTTTTTCCGTTTCGGATAATCGAAATAAATGGCACCGACTTGTTTCCGGCTGATCGCCTGCCAGCTATCAACCTCCAGGCCGAACACCACCACCCCACTGGTCGGGACATTGTCGGCGTGGCAGCCGAGCTGATTGACCAGCTCATTCATCGCCGGGTTGTGGCTGACCACCATCAAATATTCAATTTGCGGCGGCACCGCTGTGATCACTGCCAGTATCTCACTTGCCGAATCGGTATACAGCTTCGGACACACTTCCAGCTTCGGGCGGCTGTCGAGCCCGGCGGCGAAATACTCTGCCGTTTGAAAAGCCCGGAGCGCCGAGCTGGTCAGGATCAACTGGGGCCCGGTCTGCCAGACGTTGAGCCGGTGCGCCATATCCGGCGCATTTTTTCGGCCACGATCGTTCAGGGGCCGGTCGTGATCATCCAGGAGCGGATCCTCCCAACAGGACTTGGCATGACGAACCAAAAAAAGAAGCTTCATTTTCAACTCTCCTCCAGCCCCACACAGCATTCCTTGCAGAGCGTATGATGCTCATCTGCAAGTTCTGATAAGTATAGAAAGCGGCAAGGAAAAAAACGTCAAGGAAGAGAGACGCCCCCGGTGTCGTGATATCAGGGGCAATTGCAGGGGCTATTCACGCGGCGGTGAATGCCCCGGTGAATACAGCGGTGGAGATGACAGTTACAGTGCCGATTTTACCGCCCGGGCTAACCGCTGTGCGGCTTTGGCCGGATCGGGATCTTTGGCATTGAAAAAATCACTCACGACATCAAAAATTGCCCCTTGCACATAGCTGGTCAGCGCCATCCCCTGAGATACGCTCGGTACCAGGCCATGATTGGCGGAAGCCAGGTTGAAAGCCGCCTGAGAGTTCTGCGCGCACTGATCGAACGGCGCCATATCCAAGTCATTGCGCACCGGAATCGACCCTTTGTTTAAATTAAACTCAGTCTGAAAACGCGGGTCCAGAATGGTCCGGGCCAGCGCCGTCTGTGCCTGGCGGTTTTCTTCGCGACTCAGGCGGAAAAAAACAAAGCTGTCGATGTTGTAGGTGAACTTGCCCCGGGTACCCGGGGCGGCCACACATAAGTAATCCCGGCCGGGGATTTTCCCCGCCGCTGCGAACTCACCCTTGGCCCAGTCACCCATCAGTTGCATGGCGGCTTCCCCGTCGATCACCATGGCCGTGGCATCAAACCAGCTGCGTCCCCGGTAATGTGGGTCGATATAATCCCGCATCTTGCGAAAGTGAGTAAACACTTCAGTCATTTTCGGGCTAGACAGGGCGTCTATATCCAGTTCCACCAGCGCTTTCTGGAATCCTTCCGCGCCGAGAACCGCCAACGCCACGACTTCAAACAAAGTGATGTCCTGCCACGGTTCGCCGCCATGGGCCAGCGGAATATAACCGGCCGCTTTGACCTGCTCTGCCACCTGGTAGAACTCATCCAGGGTAGTCGGCACCTCGGCCCCCGCTTGCTTCAGTACCGCTGGATTAACCCACAGCCAGTTCACCCGGTGGATATTGACCGGAACAGCAACATAGTTCCCCTGATACTTCATCAGATTGGCAACGACATCAGGCAAAATGGTATCCCAGTGATCCGCCTTCGCCACCTCATTCATATCGGTCAAAAAACCCAGTTTCGCCCATTCCTGGATCTCGAGCCCTTTGATCTGCGCCGCTGTCGGCGGGTTCCCGGACACCACCCGGGTTTTCAGTACCGTCATCGCGCTGTCCCCGCCCCCACCGGCCACGGCGAAATTCTTCCAGTGGTGGCCCTGGGCCTCGACCATGGTTTTCAGTACCGAGACCGACTTGGCTTCCCCGCCGGATGTCCACCAGTGCAGCACTTCCACTTCTCCGGCCTGTGGGGCACCAGCGCAAAGCCACAAGCTAAGCGAAGCGACTATCTGTTTTAATTTCATCGGCTCTCCCGGGGATTATCCGGCGCTACGCGTCCAGCAGGCGCGGAATATAGACTTTCACTTCCAGCCCGCCCGCTTCGGCGTTATGAATGGTTAAATCGCCGCCATGGGCATGAATAATATTACGGGCGATCCCCATCCCGAGGCCGTGGCCTTCACCATCTTTCGCCAGGCGGAAATAAGGTTCAAACACCGCTTCGAGTTTTTCGTCCGGGATCCCCGGCCCCTGATCTTTGATAATCAGTGCCAGCCCGTCCGGATGATCCGACGCAACGACCGTCACTTCCCGGCCGTACTTGACCCCGTTATCAATCAAGTTGCTCAGGCAGCGTTTCAGCGCCAACGGCTTGCCCGTCATTGGGGTGATCGGCGTATCCGGCAGATGCACCTTGACCGTCGGATGGTTATGGCGCTCGGCAATACTGCGCAGCATCTCAGTGAGATCCACCCGGGTCAGGTTTTCATGCAAATCAGTATCTTTTACCGTCTGCAAGGCCCCCTTCACCATCATCTCCAGCTCATCGAGATCGCGGTTAAACTTGTCAATCTTGTCTTCATCATCGATCAGCTCCGCCCGGAGCCGAAGCCGGGTGATCGGGGTTTTCAGATCGTGGGAAATGGCCGAGAACAGGTGCTCCCGATCATCAATGTAGCGCCGCAATCGGCGTTGCATCCGGTTAAAAGCCCGCGTGGCCGTCACCAGTTCACTGGCCCCTTCTTCGGCCAGCGGCGGCTGGTAAATATCCAGACTCAGGGCATTGGCGGCATTAGCCAGACGCTTGAGCGGCTTGGTCTGTCGCCGGATCATAAAGAAGGTGAAGGCCAACAGCAACGCGGTGGTGAAAAGCAGAAACAGGATCTGCTGGCCGGTAATAATTTCATCCTCAAGGGTGACATACGGGGCCGGCAGGAGCGCGGCGATATAAAGCCACTCATTTTCAGCCAGCTCCAGCTGGACCACCAGGATCGGTGGATTAAACGGCTCCAGACTGAGGGTATAGTGCGCCCAGGAACGCGGTAAATCACTGAGCAAAATCCCGTTTTTCAGCACTTGCAGCGTTTCCGGACGGGAGAATTCCACCCGGATCACATCCAGCCGGGGCAGTTTTTCATGCAGCACGTCCTGAAATACCCGCACTGCGGTATTTTTCATTTGCGAGTCCGGGATCGGATCAATTCGGATTTCTTCTTCATTGAACGAGACAAAGAACCGGGTGCCGCCCATGTTGCGCAGCTGATCAAGCACAATATGGCGGTACTCCAGCGGCAGCGACTGGAAAAACGTGACGGTAGAGGCGAACATGTTGGCCATGCTGGCCGAGGCCGATTCCAGCCCTTCCAGATCCCGCTGCTTGGTTTGCCCGTACCAGATCAGGGTGGCAATCAGCTGTGCCAGAAATACGGCCAGCAAGGTGAACCACAAGGTCCGGGCCAGCAAGGATTTGGGCCACCATTTCTTCCAATTCATCGTATTGTGCCTCTTGCTGAACCGACGATTGCGGGGTTGAGCGGGGTTATTCTTCGTCAATTACTCTTCGTAGATCACTTCGGCGTTGAACACATAGCCGTTGCCGCGAATGGTTTTGATCAGCCGCTGCTGGGTCCCTTTATCGCCCAGGCGTTGACGCAGCCGGCTGAGTTGCACATCAATCCCGCGCTCCGCCGGGTGGGCTTCCCGTCCGCGAGTCGCAACCGAGATGGTGTCCCGATCCAGCACCTCGTTCGGGCGGGTCAGAAACAGCATCAACAGTGAAAAGTCACTGCCCGACAGCTCGTACTCTGTCCCCTTGTCCAGATCAAACAAGCGGTGGGAACCGGTTTCCAGTCGCCAGTTGGCAAAGCGGATCGCTTTCGGCGTGGCCGTCGGCGCCAACTGAATCTCACTGCTCGGCTTCACCCGGCGTAGCAGCGCTTTAATCCGAGCCATGAGCTGACGCGGGCTGAACGGTTTGGCAATGTAGTCATCCGCACCGATTTCCAGGCCGATGATCTGATCCATTTCATCAGACACCGCAGTCAACATGATGATCGGCACATCTGACGTTTTCCGGATATGCTGGCATAAGGTAAAGCCGTCGTCGCCCGGCATCATGACGTCGAGTAGGATCAGGTCGGGATACCCCAACGTCAGGCGGCGTTTCATCTCTTCGCCTTCGGCCGCCGTGGTGACGGAAAAACCCGCTTTGGTCAGATACTCTTCCAACAGCTCGCGGATCTCCTGATCGTCATCAACAACCAGCACCTTCTTGCTTGTACTCATGTAACTTTCCTTATGCCCGATACGTGTCGCCTGTCACCGCATCACCGGTGTTCAACGTCGCGGCTTGCTCTCGACGCACAGTGTCTGCTCAAGTTGTGCCTGATCACCAAGCCCCCGTCGGTGGCTGGTTGCACCTAAGATACCAGAGCAGACACCCAAAGGCGTTCATTATACCTCAGAATCATCCACTTGACGGCAAACATTGATAGTCCGGTCAATTTCGGTGCAGCCCAACGGCCCCCGAACCAACAGGCAAAAAAAAGCTGCCAACGGAAGTGGCAGCTTTTTTGTCGGGCCGGGCCGTTAAGCCACACCCATCTGAGTTTTATATTTCGCCACCGCGCGTTCAAAAAAATCGCGGTCATCATCATCGGCAATGTTGTTGCTCAGTTCAACAAACACATCCGGCCCTCGCTGGGCGTTCTTCACTTGCCAGACGGCATAGGCGGCCTGTTTATCCAGCTCAACCCGATTTTTTTCTACTTGAGATAACAGCGTTAAATTATGCATCACCCGAAGCCAGACCAAAAAACACGGCGAGGATACTAGCCGATTTTCAACCGGAGACCAAGCCGATCACCGACGCCAGGCACCACTCCGCCGCACGCCTGTTACAGGCCGATCCCGACACCGAATAAGATGGCGTTGTTTTCCACCTCACCCATATCGCGATATTCATACCCCAAGCTCAAGTCGATGAATGGCAGCAGTGTAAACATAAATCCGACCCCGCCGGTGAATCCCCAGCCGTCATCGTTGCCTTTGAGGCCATCCCGCTCAATATCGACATCGTAGTAGTTCGCCCCGGCCTTGGCATACAGGCTGCCAATCAGCAGCGGGAGATCACCACGGAACGTGACCGGCACAGCGGTATAGTCAATATCGTTATCCGAGGCCGACAAGTCAGACTCAACTTCACCGCTCCCCCGAACCACACCGGCATTGACACTGAAAAAGTCGTTGAGTTGATAACTGGCATTCACGCCGTACTCGTAACCATATTCACTTCTGCCGTCGTAATCTAATTGCGCCGCGCCCGCCGTCGCCCCAACCGACAAACCCAGAATATCTGCACTGGCCGGAAGTGCCGTCAACGCCAGCGCAGCTGCTAGCAATTGTTTCTTCATCATTACATCCCTTTTGTAAAACATGCCCGATTGCCGTGGTCTTTCTTATCTTTAGTCAATTCTTGCCGTAATACCAGTTTCGCGCGTCAATAACGTGTTGATGTTCACCACAAAAACGGACTTTCAACCTGTAAGCGCACCTTCGACCGAATCGGGCCGTTTCTGGTTTCAGTTCTGGTTTCAGTTCTGGTTTCAGTTCTGGTTTGCCTTCTGGTGCAGTTTCCGGGGCTCATCGGGCTGCCTGACAACCCGCTCAAAATGTAATCCATTACAAATCGATATTCTTTTCCCTTTGGGAAATCAAGTGATACAAGATGCATAAAAATGGACAAACCCTATCAATAATTGTCTGATAAATATCTAAAACACCAGATTCTTGCATTTCACACGCGCCGAAGCACTGCTCAAAAAGCAAACGGTTTCCATCTCATTTTCAACAGATTTGGTTATCAATGGGTAGATTTCAGCATCACAGCAAGTAAAATGTGATCAATGTCGCGAGATACGCCGGGCATCTTCCTTACACTGCTCTCATGACAAGGCGATGACGCAAGGGGCCAATATAGAGCCACCGCATTCGCCGGAGAGAATTCGAAGATGCAACACTTAGAGGGTAAACACATGAACGAAATTCTGCTTGCCACCTTTGCAGGCTTAATTGTTGGCTTGTTTTTTTCAGCCGTAAAACTGCCGCTGCCAGCGCCACCTGTGCTGCCGGGCATTATGGGCATCGTCGGTGTTTACCTGGGCGGTATTGCCTACCAGGCCATTGTTGAGCGCTTTTTCTCTTAACGCTTTCACTTTTCTTTTTTCATACATTCCTAGGAGTAAGCTATGGCTACCCCACATATCAATGCTGAACTTGGTGATTTTGCCGAAACGGTCCTGATGCCAGGCGATCCGCTGCGCGCGAAATTCATTGCAGAAAACTTCCTGGAAGATGTAAAGCTGGTTTGCGACGTTCGCAACATGTTTGGTTACACCGGCACGTATAAAGGTAAGCCGGTATCTGTGATGGGCCACGGGATGGGTATTCCGTCATGCTCTATTTATGTTCACGAGCT harbors:
- a CDS encoding RtcB family protein codes for the protein MPVSTFYPPQGKQLHPVKVWTDDLDDQTALQLKHTASLPFIYHHVAGMADVHLGKGATIGSVICTVRAIIPAAVGVDIGCGINAVRLSLTAADLPDSCRILRQELESVIPLGPGQEHPRPRIRGDSPLAVQLESIFQSNPELRKMVKPGRWAYQAGTLGGGNHFFELCLDEADDLWVMLHSGSRGIGNAIGRYFITQAKRDMERHHLHLPDADLAYFEEGARDYQPYVEAVSWAQAYAWVNRTLMMDAALKRMARLLPPFTVTQEAINCHHNYIEREIHFGREVWVTRKGAIRAGVGDLGVIPGSMGTNSYVVRGLGNPDAFCSCSHGAGRRMSRTQAKKLHTVSDLKAQTAGIECRKDKGVIDEIPSAYKDIDTVMANQRDLVEIVHTLRQIVNIKG
- a CDS encoding GNAT family N-acetyltransferase, which produces MIRKAEQRDCVNLAALSLQVWLDTYTVQGLRTQLSQYVLSTFTESHFSQLLNQDVIEIIVYQAENHLVGFIMVDLSSRFEQSERYSYEVATLYISRHFQGQGIGRKRLQKIECLCCVPFWLSVWVNNEAAIQFYHQLDFQWVGELHFHLEGKRHRNDVFSCFDREA
- a CDS encoding DUF4440 domain-containing protein, which translates into the protein MDLLIEQEIALHQFDIRQNMAEVTRLIHPDFREIGRSGTSFDFTAILDMMASEHPSNGYIHSQDFEAMKLEEHIFLLLYKSAWVDDAGNACHFAKRSSIWSFDGEKWQLKYHQGTPCAEFQLQTIT
- a CDS encoding lytic polysaccharide monooxygenase gives rise to the protein MFWKSTLTLAASSISFILFSAQAQAHGWSEYPEARQQICYNQGGLWDSTPPNPACAQAKTISGSYPFIQRNEYSINIPDYNNMQAVRNAIPDGTLCYANDAQKKGMGAPHDGWTRTELNAGTFEYVFNATAPHNPSFWQFYLTKPGADLSQALAWSDLELIHEAGNVPVNGGKYRMNVTIPADRVGNATLFVRWQRVDVVGEGFYNCSDIVIKNSQITPPVEPTPEPVEPNLIQGNPFIPTPFSLNSATVGDTVHYTVFNAYGEEHASFSLVITAENQHDWDRLLASQVNGWYEANHQGQVFIGRWHEAMSHYMYFKDDLYGNYFNSTDGLFSGEFSITTETSPVDAVISPKVLKAISQAQVEHGDYVVLTPEHSNGEAMDITWLQTSGTPVQTNIGSNHELIIKTGQLPETRQELTFKLVVSNDHAADEAVYSFVVEPASTTPVGPVEPVDPVEPPVDTNAWQATETYTAHDVVTHHGKTWTAQWWTRGEEPGTTGEWGVWR
- a CDS encoding HD-GYP domain-containing protein, which encodes MDSTEGIQPLRHHCIPLAKSPSLSELVRQKKTRIVDDYSSYLCRHSGKANAWLRDSNLNSSYTIPIFFQNNFLGFIFFNSCNKAFFNPLTVKVLDDAVTALRETIIHERSQFDSIVSLSKFSEKASQIRDECTAMHCARLTTLTRIIASHVARYHALTDREIYYLIKFSPLHDIGKIGIADQVLLKPGRLTSEEYSAIKRHVEYGLAMVDAACDGIIKQHEAYQMIQRMIGEHHEMLDGSGYPNGLKGEEISLFARIVTVSDIFDALTSERPYKQAWSVEQALTELQVMVDNGKLDPLCVEALQHYFDQPDAHRRFALFREEATMLA
- a CDS encoding SixA phosphatase family protein → MKLLFLVRHAKSCWEDPLLDDHDRPLNDRGRKNAPDMAHRLNVWQTGPQLILTSSALRAFQTAEYFAAGLDSRPKLEVCPKLYTDSASEILAVITAVPPQIEYLMVVSHNPAMNELVNQLGCHADNVPTSGVVVFGLEVDSWQAISRKQVGAIYFDYPKRKNHT
- a CDS encoding ABC transporter substrate-binding protein; the protein is MKLKQIVASLSLWLCAGAPQAGEVEVLHWWTSGGEAKSVSVLKTMVEAQGHHWKNFAVAGGGGDSAMTVLKTRVVSGNPPTAAQIKGLEIQEWAKLGFLTDMNEVAKADHWDTILPDVVANLMKYQGNYVAVPVNIHRVNWLWVNPAVLKQAGAEVPTTLDEFYQVAEQVKAAGYIPLAHGGEPWQDITLFEVVALAVLGAEGFQKALVELDIDALSSPKMTEVFTHFRKMRDYIDPHYRGRSWFDATAMVIDGEAAMQLMGDWAKGEFAAAGKIPGRDYLCVAAPGTRGKFTYNIDSFVFFRLSREENRQAQTALARTILDPRFQTEFNLNKGSIPVRNDLDMAPFDQCAQNSQAAFNLASANHGLVPSVSQGMALTSYVQGAIFDVVSDFFNAKDPDPAKAAQRLARAVKSAL
- a CDS encoding ATP-binding protein — encoded protein: MNWKKWWPKSLLARTLWFTLLAVFLAQLIATLIWYGQTKQRDLEGLESASASMANMFASTVTFFQSLPLEYRHIVLDQLRNMGGTRFFVSFNEEEIRIDPIPDSQMKNTAVRVFQDVLHEKLPRLDVIRVEFSRPETLQVLKNGILLSDLPRSWAHYTLSLEPFNPPILVVQLELAENEWLYIAALLPAPYVTLEDEIITGQQILFLLFTTALLLAFTFFMIRRQTKPLKRLANAANALSLDIYQPPLAEEGASELVTATRAFNRMQRRLRRYIDDREHLFSAISHDLKTPITRLRLRAELIDDEDKIDKFNRDLDELEMMVKGALQTVKDTDLHENLTRVDLTEMLRSIAERHNHPTVKVHLPDTPITPMTGKPLALKRCLSNLIDNGVKYGREVTVVASDHPDGLALIIKDQGPGIPDEKLEAVFEPYFRLAKDGEGHGLGMGIARNIIHAHGGDLTIHNAEAGGLEVKVYIPRLLDA
- a CDS encoding response regulator produces the protein MSTSKKVLVVDDDQEIRELLEEYLTKAGFSVTTAAEGEEMKRRLTLGYPDLILLDVMMPGDDGFTLCQHIRKTSDVPIIMLTAVSDEMDQIIGLEIGADDYIAKPFSPRQLMARIKALLRRVKPSSEIQLAPTATPKAIRFANWRLETGSHRLFDLDKGTEYELSGSDFSLLMLFLTRPNEVLDRDTISVATRGREAHPAERGIDVQLSRLRQRLGDKGTQQRLIKTIRGNGYVFNAEVIYEE